One part of the Salvelinus fontinalis isolate EN_2023a chromosome 4, ASM2944872v1, whole genome shotgun sequence genome encodes these proteins:
- the stx2b gene encoding syntaxin-2 isoform X1: protein MKDRLGELTESRTQAEEDVRVTVDSDGFMEGFFRRVEEVRGLIDKISSEVEEVRKNHSMILSAPNTDEKMKDELDRLTNEIKSDANSVRVKLKSMEQSLPKDDVSNRASVDFRIQKTQHTVLSRKFVEVMSQYNKTQVSFRERSKGRIQRQLEITGRVTSNEELEDMLESGNPSIFTSDIISDSQITRQALNEIVSRHQDIIRLESSIKELHAMFMDMAMLVENQGDMINNIENNVSNAAEYIGRAKEETKKAVRYQKKSRRKLILLAFALLILLAVIALIIGLSVGLTKSPV from the exons ATGAAGGACCGGTTGGGTGAATTAACCGAA AGCAGGACACAAGCAGAGGAGGATGTCAGagtcacagttgacagtgatgGATTTATGGAAGGGTTTTTCAGAAGG GTGGAAGAGGTTAGGGGGCTCATTGATAAGATATCTTCTGAAGTGGAGGAGGTGAGGAAGAACCACAGCATGATCCTGTCTGCACCCAATACAGATGAGA AGATGAAAGATGAACTTGACCGGTTGACCAATGAGATCAAAAGTGATGCCAACTCTGTGCGAGTTAAGCTTAAAT CTATGGAGCAGAGCCTGCCCAAGGATGATGTTTCTAACAGGGCCTCAGTTGATTTCCGCATTCAGAAAACCCAG CACACGGTGCTCTCCAGGAAGTTTGTGGAAGTCATGAGTCAGTACAACAAGACTCAAGTGTCGTTTAGGGAGAGAAGCAAAGGAAGGATCCAGAGACAGCTGGAGATAA CTGGGAGAGTGACTAGCAATGAGGAACTGGAGGACATGCTGGAGAGTGGCAACCCATCCATTTTCACATCTGAT ATCATCTCTGACTCTCAGATCACGCGGCAGGCCTTGAATGAGATTGTGTCACGGCACCAGGATATCATCCGACTGGAGTCCAGCATCAAGGAGCTCCATGCCATGTTTATGGACATGGCCATGCTGGTGGAGAATCAG GGGGATATGATCAACAACATAGAGAACAACGTCTCCAATGCAGCTGAATACATAGGCCGTGCCAAAGAGGAGACCAAAAAAGCTGTGAGATACCAGAAAAAATCCCGGAGG AAACTCATCCTCCTTGCCTTTGCTCTATTGATCCTGCTTGCTGTCATTGCACTAATTATTGGCCTGTCTGTTGGACTAACCAAATCCCCTGTATGA
- the stx2b gene encoding syntaxin-2 isoform X2 produces the protein MKDRLGELTESRTQAEEDVRVTVDSDGFMEGFFRRVEEVRGLIDKISSEVEEVRKNHSMILSAPNTDEKMKDELDRLTNEIKSDANSVRVKLKSMEQSLPKDDVSNRASVDFRIQKTQHTVLSRKFVEVMSQYNKTQVSFRERSKGRIQRQLEITGRVTSNEELEDMLESGNPSIFTSDIISDSQITRQALNEIVSRHQDIIRLESSIKELHAMFMDMAMLVENQGDMINNIENNVSNAAEYIGRAKEETKKAVRYQKKSRRKLFWLAICVALALLIVIIIATIFD, from the exons ATGAAGGACCGGTTGGGTGAATTAACCGAA AGCAGGACACAAGCAGAGGAGGATGTCAGagtcacagttgacagtgatgGATTTATGGAAGGGTTTTTCAGAAGG GTGGAAGAGGTTAGGGGGCTCATTGATAAGATATCTTCTGAAGTGGAGGAGGTGAGGAAGAACCACAGCATGATCCTGTCTGCACCCAATACAGATGAGA AGATGAAAGATGAACTTGACCGGTTGACCAATGAGATCAAAAGTGATGCCAACTCTGTGCGAGTTAAGCTTAAAT CTATGGAGCAGAGCCTGCCCAAGGATGATGTTTCTAACAGGGCCTCAGTTGATTTCCGCATTCAGAAAACCCAG CACACGGTGCTCTCCAGGAAGTTTGTGGAAGTCATGAGTCAGTACAACAAGACTCAAGTGTCGTTTAGGGAGAGAAGCAAAGGAAGGATCCAGAGACAGCTGGAGATAA CTGGGAGAGTGACTAGCAATGAGGAACTGGAGGACATGCTGGAGAGTGGCAACCCATCCATTTTCACATCTGAT ATCATCTCTGACTCTCAGATCACGCGGCAGGCCTTGAATGAGATTGTGTCACGGCACCAGGATATCATCCGACTGGAGTCCAGCATCAAGGAGCTCCATGCCATGTTTATGGACATGGCCATGCTGGTGGAGAATCAG GGGGATATGATCAACAACATAGAGAACAACGTCTCCAATGCAGCTGAATACATAGGCCGTGCCAAAGAGGAGACCAAAAAAGCTGTGAGATACCAGAAAAAATCCCGGAGG